From the Candidatus Latescibacter sp. genome, the window GATGATGAAGTCGCGGTGGTGCTGGTTCCTTCGGGTCACCTTCTCCTCTTCAACCGCGAATATTGGGACACAGTCATTCAACAATATATAATAGATCAGGAAGATAAGATAGGCAAGGAAAAAGTTTGGCGCGCCATTCATGAGGTCAGCGAGAACTGTCACATGTCCAAGGTCGACAGCCAGGGTCGGGTCAGCATTCCCCGTAGGATGCTTGAAGAAACCGGGATAACTTCAGATGCAATTATAATCGGCATCTTTGACCGGCTGTCTGTCTGGGAGCCGAACCGGTATAAGAAATGGAAGGCAGAGGAAGACTTAGACCCTATCATTTCAGCGATTGGGCTTTATTAAAAGATGAACCGGCAAAAAGTCAGTTGTACATTACTTTTTGGTATTTCTTTACCTCACCCCCTGACCCCCTCTCCTAGTCAGGAGAGGAGGTAACTCATTATGCGCTTTGTTGTTACCCTCTCATAATTAGGAGAGGGTGGCCGAAGGCCGGGTGAGGTTTTGATGCTCGAACATTTCCATACCCCAGTGATGGTTGCCGAGGTTTTGAATATGCTCAAGGTGGCCGAAGGAGGACTATACATGGACTGCACCCTCGGCGGGGGCGGACATTCGCAGGCCATTCTCGACAGGGGGGGAACTGTTGCCGCCATGGATCGGGATCCCGATGCGGTCTCTTACTCCATGGAGCGCCTTGCCCGGTATGGCGGAAGGTTCAGTGCGCACCGCTCCCTTTTTTCCCGCATTCGGGAGATTGCGGGAGAGAGAGCCGGTCAGTACGATGGCGTGCTTTTTGACCTCGGTTTAAGCTCCAGAATGATCGACGACCCGTCAAAAGGCTTCAGTTACAGGCTTGACGGCCCCCTGCTCATGGATATGGGCGGCGGGCGTGAAAACGCTTACGAGGTGGTGAATACCCGAAGCAAGAGCGAACTGACCCATATTTTCAAAGAGTACGGTGAAGAACGCAAGGCTTTGAGAATCGCCGATGCCATTGTCAAAAGAAGATCATCGCACCCTATAGAAACGACCGGTGAGCTGGCAGAGATTATCGAAGCGGCTGTGGGGAGTTACCTCCCGCAGAAAAGCAAAGCCAGAGTGTTCCAGGCTCTGAGAATATACGTGAACAACGAAATGGAAGAGCTTCAAAAGGGGCTTGAAGGCGCTCTCGAAATACTGAAGGTTGGGGGCTGCCTCTGCGTCGTATCCTATCATTCCCTGGAAGATCGCCCGGTGAAACGATTCATGAAAGAAATGGCCGAGCCGTGTATCTGTCCTCCCGATCTGCCGGAATGCCGGTGCGGGAAGAAGCCGCTTCTCAGAGTATTGACCAGAAAGCCGGTGAAAGCCTCGGAAAAAGAAGCGGCGGCGAATCCCAGGGCAAGAAGCGCTCTACTTCGGGCGTCTGAAAAAGTGGAGTCGGTATGATTCCTGACTCTCGATACAAGGGGGGGAGGCCCTCCATCAGGCGAAACCGTCTGATAGTCTGTTTCCTGATTCTGGCCGCCACACTTATGGCTGTGCTTTTTGTCAGTGAAGATGTCTATATCCTTTCTCTGGGGAAAGAGATTCAAAAGATAAAGAAAGACCGCGCCACGCTGGAAAACGAAAATTTCAGCCTGAAGCTGAAGGTTGCCGAGCTCCGAAAGGGAAGCCGGATCAAGCAGATCGCCCGTGATAATCTGGGTATGGTAATGCCGGTCGGCGCTCCCCGTAAACTGTTCTAATCGGGAGAATTCAGGGTATGCAGACAGGACCGCACATCACCCGTCAGACCTTTGTCATGATGATAATGGCTCTTCTGTGGATTGTTCTTGCCGCAAAGATCGGAGTCATTCAGCTTGCAAGACATGACCAGCTCCGGTTGCAGTCGATCAAGCAGAGCATTGATCAGGAGGATGTCAAGGCGAGCAGGGGACGGATTCTCGACCGTAATGGAGTCCAGTTGGCGTTTTCCATGACCACCGCCTCATACGCCGTCTGGCCGGAAAAAATTTCCAATCGCGAATCTACCATCCGTATCCTGGCGGATTCTGCCGGACTCAGCCCGCAGGCAATAAACAGGATTTTCACTTCCCGTGAGAAGCATGTATACCTGGCAAAACAGGCCGATGCCTCCACCATGCAGAAAATGGACCTGACCATTGAAGCTGTGGTAAAAATGGACAGAGCTATTGCCAAAAAGAACAAGCAGAAAAAAATGATCCCTCAATGCTTTGAAAAAGTCACTACGAGCAGACGATACTACCCGCTGGGGAAAATTGGAGCGCAGGCCATCGGGTATACCGATGTCGAAAACCGTGGTATCGAAGGCTGCGAGCTGTTTTTTGACAACGAGCTTTCCGGCAGTGACGGCAGCTCAAAGCAGATGAAGGATGCGGTCGGCAAAAGCGAGTCGTTCATGGCTGAGCCGATCGTAACTGCGCATGACGGGATGGATATGGTGCTGACCATCGACTGGCGCATCCAGGAGATCGTCGAGGAAGAGCTGGAGGCAGGGGTGGAACGCGCAAAGGCCATTGCCGGATATGTTATCGTCCTCGATTCAAGCAATGGTGAACTTTTGGCAATGGGAAATGTCCCAAGGTTCGATCCAAACGATCACACCTCGTTCAGTTCCCCGGATTCTACCGCCCGGAAAAACCGTCTGGTAACCGACATGCTCGAGCCAGGATCCACATTCAAAATAGTGACATTTGCAGAGGCTCTCGAGACCGGGAAGGTAAGTGAAACGGATATGATAGACTGCCAGAACGGGCAATACCGGATCGGCAGTCATGTGATACATGACTCGCATAAGCTGGGAGTTATTCCGGCGCGCGATGTGCTCATCCATTCCTCCAATATCGGCACGGTCAAGATTGCGGAGAGAATCGGGAAGCAGAAACTGTATGAGCGGGCGCGGCTTTTCGGGTTCGGTGAGGTCACCGGCAGCGATTTTCCGAATGAAACGGGCGGGCGGCTTCCCAATCCCCAGACCTGGTCAAACCTGTCCCTGCCCACCATCTCTTTCGGTCAGGGGGTGGCAGTTTCCCCGCTGCAGCTTACAGCGGCATATGCTTCCATCGCAAACGGAGGCGAACTTATAAGTCCGCGGATCGTGAAAGAGTTTGTTAGCAGCGACGGAAGGGTGAAAAAACCTACCGAAATCCGCAGGATACGGCGCACCATGACCGCACAGACCGCCCGTCGGCTTTCCGACCTTTTGTGCAGTGTAGTGGAAGAAGGCACAGGACTATCGGCGGCAATACCCAATGTACGCATGGCCGGAAAAACTGGCACAGCGCAGCGCATTCAAGAGGGCGGCAAAGGGTATGTCAAAGGGAAATATATATCATCTTTCATCGGCTTTATCTCGGACCGAAACCCCAGGCTGGTATGCCTGGTCATAATAGACAGCCCGGTGGGAGTATACTATGGCTCCCAGGTGGCAGCTCCGGTGTTCAAAAATATAATCAACCGGATAATCAACATGGGCGGCAGCCCTGTGAACCAGATGATTGCCTCGGCGCCTTCGGCGTCCGTAACTTCGGTGACGATCCCCGATGTCAATAACATGAGCATCCCTGATGCGGCAGCCAAACTCCGCTCCGCAGGGTTGATTCCCACAATTGTCGGAGATCCGACCGTGGTGGTGAAACAACTTCCCCTTGCCGGGGCAAAAATCAATCCCGGAGCGCGAATTACACTCTATACAAATTCATTCACACTGGCGCGGGGAGACAGCGTTGCGGTTCCGGATATCACCGGCAAGCCGCTCCGTGTAGCCGTTCAGGACCTTGTGCAGGCGAATCTCATGGTAAAAGTGACCGGCTCGGGAATTGTCCGATCTCAGGATCCTGTGCCGGGCAGCCTGGTCGCCTGCGGAACCATGTGCGAAATTGCGTGCAGGAACAGATAAAATGAAACTGGAAGAACTTATAACAGGTATTCATATACTCGAAACGAGAGGCGATCTTTCGGTGGAGATCAACTCCATCGAATATGATTCGCGAAAGGTCAGGCCCGGCGCCCTCTTTCTGGCGGTACGGGGGTTAAAGGCCGACGGCAACGCGTTCATTTCCGAGGCGGTAAAAAAAGGAGCATCCGCTGTGGTTACCGATGTATGGGAACAGAGCGCTGTACCCATATCCCTTCCTCTGGTAGTAGCGCCGGACGCCCGCAAGGCCATGGCGCTCATCGCCGACCGCATCTACTCAAGCCCGCAGAATTCCCTGATCATGACGGCAGTAACCGGCACCAACGGCAAAACCACTACAACCTATATGGTGAAATCCATTCTCGAGGCCGGCGGATTCGGCTGCGGTCTCATAGGCACCATATGTCACCTGATCGGGAATGAAACGGTTCAGTCGGCAAACACCACTCCGGAAGCCCCGGATATTCATGCATTCCTGGCTCGGATGGTCCAGGCGGGACAGAGCGCCTGCACCATGGAGGTCAGTTCTCATGCGCTTGCACTCTCAAGGGTTTATGGCATCCGGTATCGAGCGGTCGCTTTTACCAATATCACGCGCGATCACTTGGATTTCCACGGCGATTTCACCTCGTACCTGGATGCCAAAAGTATTTTGTTCAGCGATCTTTCCGGTGATTCCACTGCTGTAATCAACCGTGACGATCCCCATTCACCGCATATCATGAACAGTTCAAGGGGCGGACATATTTTGACTTTCGGATTCACCCCCGAAGCTGATATGCATCCTCTCTCTCTGGAATTGTGGGAACACGGCTCTCTGGTGAAACTGGCCACTCCTGCCGGAGAATTGAACTTCCGACTTTCCATGCCCGGAAGATTCAATATCTCCAACGCCATGGCCGCAGCCGGTGTCGGGCTGGCCTGCGGGTTTCCCGGAGAAGTGGTAGTCCGGGGACTGGAGGCGTTGAAATCGGTAGCCGGAAGATACCAGACAGTGGAAGCAGGCCAGGATTTCACTGTGGTTGTGGATTACGCCCATGCGCCTGATGCGCTGGAGCGGATACTCGCCTCCACCCGTGAGATTTCAAAGGGAAAGCTCATATCGGTATTTGGCTGCGGAGGAGACCGTGACCGGGGGAAACGGCCTCAGATGGGGGAGATTTCGGCCCGGCTGGCCGATTATACCGTTGTGACATCGGATAATCCCCGTACTGAGGATCCGGCTGCGATAATTTCCGAAATCATGCAGGGTATTTCCAACGGCTCCCGCTGCGAGGTCATCCCCGACCGTGAAGAGGCCATCAAACGAGCCCTTGCGCTGGCCGGAGCGGGCGATGTCGTGGTCATCGCCGGAAAGGGGCATGAAGATTACCAGATCATCGGCGCCAGAAAAAATCATTTTGACGACGCGGAAACGGCATACCGGATTCTGAAAGCGATGCGATGAAGGAAATTACAATCGGCCGGCTTCTTTACGGGTTGGATATCGTTTCCTCAAACGCCCCGGATGAACTTCTCGAAACAAAGCTCACCGGTGTATCGACAGACACCAGGACAATAAAGGCGGGAGATGTGTTTTTCGGGATAAAAGGTGAAAAATATGACGGCGGCGCGTATGCCGGGAAAGCTTTCCGGTCGGGCGCCGTACTGGCGGTGGTGAATGAGGATGCGCCGGACGGAATCGAAACGGAATATCCGGTCGTTCGGGTACATGATACCATTCGCGCCCTCGGCGATGCGGCCCGTGAATACCGCATCCTGTTCAGGGGCAAAGTGATCGGGGTCACCGGTACCAATGGGAAAACCACGGTCAAGGAGATGATTCTCAGCGTGCTCAGGTCACGGTTCCGGGTGCACGGAACATCCGGGAATTTCAATAACAGCATCGGCCTGCCTCTTTCCCTGTTCGGGCTGGATGACACACACGAGTGCGCGGTGTTCGAGATGGGGATGAGCGCTCCCGGAGAGATCGCCTGGCTTGCGGGAATCGCACGCCCGGATATCGGTGTCATCCTCAATGTGGGGCCGGCGCACATGGAATTTTTCCGGGGAATCGAAGAGATCGCCCACGCCAAAACAGAGCTTCTCCGCTCTCTTCCGGCGGATGGAACGGCAGTGCTCAACGCCGATGATCCTCACCTTGTTGCCCGTGAGAAAGACGGCTGCTGCCGCGTGGTGAAATTCGGAGTCAACTGCCCCGCCGATTTTCGCGGAGAAAACATCGTCGTTCACGAGGACGGCTGCGCATCGTTCACCGTGGAGGGAAACTCCGTCCGGCTCTCGGCGCCGGGATACCACATGGTGTATAACGCTCTCGCCGCCTGGGGTGTGGGTAAGCTCATGGGGCTTAAGGGCAGCACGATCGCCGGCGCCCTGGAGAAGTTCACCGCTCCCGGAATGCGGATGGAGATACTGGTCAAAGACGGAGTACGCTATATCAATGACGCCTATAACGCCAATCCCCAATCGATGAAAGCGGCGGCGGAAGTACTGAGGAGCCTGCTCAGGTCCGGAGAAATCCGGATGACCGCAGTGCTGGGGGACATGCGCGAACTGGGGAAGATGACCGAAGAGGCGCACCGTGAAATCGGAAAACTCTTCGGTGAACTGGGGATCGAGCGGCTGTGCCTGATCGGGGAGTATGCCCGCTTTTATCGCGATGGAGCAGAAGAGGCAGGGATGGACCCCGGAAAAATCCGCGTGTTTGAAACGGTTGCCGACGCCCTGCCCTTCATTAAAGAAAGAAAAGCGGAGGGGAACACAATTTTTATCAAGGGATCACGGGCGCTCGGGCTGGAACGGATCATCACAGAGGCGCCCCGACTTTTGGAGAGCAAAAGCCGGGGACCCCGCGATTCAGACAGGAAGGCTTGATGTTTTACCATATTTTTGTACCGCTGATAAATCATTTCACAGCGCTCAACATTTTTAAATACATCACGTTTCGGGCCGGATATGCCATGGTGACAGCGCTGATTCTTTCGTTTATTCTGGCGCCTCGGATCATCAAATTTCTGCAAAACTGGCAGGTAAATGAGAAAATCCGCTCAGACGGCCCCCAGTCACACATGGCCAAGGAGGGGACGGTCACCATGGGAGGCCTTATTATTCTGGCCTGCATCATTATCCCCACTCTTTTCTGGGCGCGGCTGGACAATTACTATGTTCTCGTGGCGCTGTTCGCCACCATCTGGATGGGGGCGGTCGGTTTTCTCGATGATTATCTCAAGGCGAAACGTCACCTGAGCAAGGGCCTTGTCGCCAAATACAAGCTGGCAGGCCAGATCATGCTGGGATGCATGGTCGGCGGCGCCATGTATATCTTCGGCGACGATCAGTATTCCACAATGACAATGATTCCGTTTGTAAAGAATTATTCTCTCAACTATTCCCATTGGTATATCTACATACCGATGGTAACCCTGGTTATCACCGCAGCTTCCAACGCGGTGAATCTTACCGACGGTCTTGACGGGCTGGCTATCGGTCTCATGGCAATAGCGGCGAGCGCTTATGCGATCATCTGTTATGTCATGGGCAGGGTTACTACAGCCGAATATCTCAGTATCTTCAATCTCCCGGGCAGCGGGGAGTTGACAGTCTTTTGTCTTTCCCTTGTCGGGGCTTCCCTCGGATTCCTCTGGTTCAACT encodes:
- the rsmH gene encoding 16S rRNA (cytosine(1402)-N(4))-methyltransferase RsmH, encoding MLEHFHTPVMVAEVLNMLKVAEGGLYMDCTLGGGGHSQAILDRGGTVAAMDRDPDAVSYSMERLARYGGRFSAHRSLFSRIREIAGERAGQYDGVLFDLGLSSRMIDDPSKGFSYRLDGPLLMDMGGGRENAYEVVNTRSKSELTHIFKEYGEERKALRIADAIVKRRSSHPIETTGELAEIIEAAVGSYLPQKSKARVFQALRIYVNNEMEELQKGLEGALEILKVGGCLCVVSYHSLEDRPVKRFMKEMAEPCICPPDLPECRCGKKPLLRVLTRKPVKASEKEAAANPRARSALLRASEKVESV
- the ftsL gene encoding cell division protein FtsL, which gives rise to MIPDSRYKGGRPSIRRNRLIVCFLILAATLMAVLFVSEDVYILSLGKEIQKIKKDRATLENENFSLKLKVAELRKGSRIKQIARDNLGMVMPVGAPRKLF
- a CDS encoding penicillin-binding transpeptidase domain-containing protein gives rise to the protein MQTGPHITRQTFVMMIMALLWIVLAAKIGVIQLARHDQLRLQSIKQSIDQEDVKASRGRILDRNGVQLAFSMTTASYAVWPEKISNRESTIRILADSAGLSPQAINRIFTSREKHVYLAKQADASTMQKMDLTIEAVVKMDRAIAKKNKQKKMIPQCFEKVTTSRRYYPLGKIGAQAIGYTDVENRGIEGCELFFDNELSGSDGSSKQMKDAVGKSESFMAEPIVTAHDGMDMVLTIDWRIQEIVEEELEAGVERAKAIAGYVIVLDSSNGELLAMGNVPRFDPNDHTSFSSPDSTARKNRLVTDMLEPGSTFKIVTFAEALETGKVSETDMIDCQNGQYRIGSHVIHDSHKLGVIPARDVLIHSSNIGTVKIAERIGKQKLYERARLFGFGEVTGSDFPNETGGRLPNPQTWSNLSLPTISFGQGVAVSPLQLTAAYASIANGGELISPRIVKEFVSSDGRVKKPTEIRRIRRTMTAQTARRLSDLLCSVVEEGTGLSAAIPNVRMAGKTGTAQRIQEGGKGYVKGKYISSFIGFISDRNPRLVCLVIIDSPVGVYYGSQVAAPVFKNIINRIINMGGSPVNQMIASAPSASVTSVTIPDVNNMSIPDAAAKLRSAGLIPTIVGDPTVVVKQLPLAGAKINPGARITLYTNSFTLARGDSVAVPDITGKPLRVAVQDLVQANLMVKVTGSGIVRSQDPVPGSLVACGTMCEIACRNR
- a CDS encoding UDP-N-acetylmuramoyl-L-alanyl-D-glutamate--2,6-diaminopimelate ligase, producing MKLEELITGIHILETRGDLSVEINSIEYDSRKVRPGALFLAVRGLKADGNAFISEAVKKGASAVVTDVWEQSAVPISLPLVVAPDARKAMALIADRIYSSPQNSLIMTAVTGTNGKTTTTYMVKSILEAGGFGCGLIGTICHLIGNETVQSANTTPEAPDIHAFLARMVQAGQSACTMEVSSHALALSRVYGIRYRAVAFTNITRDHLDFHGDFTSYLDAKSILFSDLSGDSTAVINRDDPHSPHIMNSSRGGHILTFGFTPEADMHPLSLELWEHGSLVKLATPAGELNFRLSMPGRFNISNAMAAAGVGLACGFPGEVVVRGLEALKSVAGRYQTVEAGQDFTVVVDYAHAPDALERILASTREISKGKLISVFGCGGDRDRGKRPQMGEISARLADYTVVTSDNPRTEDPAAIISEIMQGISNGSRCEVIPDREEAIKRALALAGAGDVVVIAGKGHEDYQIIGARKNHFDDAETAYRILKAMR
- the murF gene encoding UDP-N-acetylmuramoyl-tripeptide--D-alanyl-D-alanine ligase — encoded protein: MKEITIGRLLYGLDIVSSNAPDELLETKLTGVSTDTRTIKAGDVFFGIKGEKYDGGAYAGKAFRSGAVLAVVNEDAPDGIETEYPVVRVHDTIRALGDAAREYRILFRGKVIGVTGTNGKTTVKEMILSVLRSRFRVHGTSGNFNNSIGLPLSLFGLDDTHECAVFEMGMSAPGEIAWLAGIARPDIGVILNVGPAHMEFFRGIEEIAHAKTELLRSLPADGTAVLNADDPHLVAREKDGCCRVVKFGVNCPADFRGENIVVHEDGCASFTVEGNSVRLSAPGYHMVYNALAAWGVGKLMGLKGSTIAGALEKFTAPGMRMEILVKDGVRYINDAYNANPQSMKAAAEVLRSLLRSGEIRMTAVLGDMRELGKMTEEAHREIGKLFGELGIERLCLIGEYARFYRDGAEEAGMDPGKIRVFETVADALPFIKERKAEGNTIFIKGSRALGLERIITEAPRLLESKSRGPRDSDRKA
- the mraY gene encoding phospho-N-acetylmuramoyl-pentapeptide-transferase encodes the protein MFYHIFVPLINHFTALNIFKYITFRAGYAMVTALILSFILAPRIIKFLQNWQVNEKIRSDGPQSHMAKEGTVTMGGLIILACIIIPTLFWARLDNYYVLVALFATIWMGAVGFLDDYLKAKRHLSKGLVAKYKLAGQIMLGCMVGGAMYIFGDDQYSTMTMIPFVKNYSLNYSHWYIYIPMVTLVITAASNAVNLTDGLDGLAIGLMAIAASAYAIICYVMGRVTTAEYLSIFNLPGSGELTVFCLSLVGASLGFLWFNFHPARVFMGDTGALALGGALGTIAILTKTEILLIVIGGVFVLEVLSVILQVGSYKLRKKRIFKMAPLHHHYELKGWAEETVVVRFWIIGILFALIALTTFKIR